TCGGTTCGAGTCACGGAGAGATTTGGTCCGGAACCATGGACGCCGGACAAACAGGCGGCCGCCAGGGCTTGGATCGATACCCAACTCGACGTGGCTGAGGGTTCCGTGGACTTCGCGGCTGCCCGGACCGTCGTGGGAGTGGCAGGCACAGTGACTTCGTTGGCGGCGCTGATCGCGCAGGTCCCGGAGTATTCCCCGGACGCCACCCACGGCTTGATCCCAACGGTCGAACAGTGGGCCTCCGCCCTCGACCACATGGTCAACGATTCGGTGGAGGAGAAGTCCCGACAGCCTGCCATGCCACCTGGGCGTGCTGATGTCATTGCGGGGGGTGCGCTGATTTGGGAGAGGATTTTGGTTCGACTGGGGGTCATCCCGGATCACGCGGCGGGCCCCACTACCGCGGCTCCCACAGTGGTCGTTTCCGAGCATGACATCCTGGACGGGCTGGCGTTGAGCGTTGCGGTGGCGCTGCGGGACTAATCCCGGTTTTCACGGTCCCGTCGCCTTGATCCCGGTTTCACGGTCCCAGCGGTTGTGAATTACAATCGGAGGGCCGCATCTGGCGCACACGCCCCCGTAGCCCAATGGCAGAGGCAACCGACTTAAAATCGGTACAGTGTCGGTTCGAGTCCGACCGGGGGTACTTTTTCTTCGCGCAACCACACCTGGACCGCTCTTGGAGCCCAGCAACGCCCTTAGAAACAGCCCTCAAACCGTACCTCCACCGGTATTATCGTGGATGTTGGTCCACACGGACCAACAAGAGGGAGACGACCAACGTGACTGTGCCGGGGCTGACTGCAGATAGGGACGCCGGGTAGTCGCATGCGGATCATCAATAATGTCTCCGATCTCTTGGGAGACGACCTTAAGTCCGAGATCGCGCCGGGCTCGAAGGTGCGCATCGCTGCGTCGACGTTCTCAATCTTCGCGTTTGAAGCGCTCCGCGATGAGCTCGAGAACGTCAGCGCGCTGGAATTCATCTTCACTTCGCCGTCATTCGTGACTGAGAAGGTGACAGATAAGCTTTGTAAGGAGCGTCGCGAGTTCTTCATCCCGGGCGCCCGCGCCGAGTCGAGCCTCGCGGGGTCGGAGTTCGAGATTAGGCTACGCAACAAACTCACTCAGCGTGCGATCGCGCGTGAGTGCGCGGATTGGGTTCGCCGCAAGGTCACCTTCCGTTCGAATGCCACGGGAAACGAGATGCAGCAGTTCGCCGTGGTCGACGATAAGGCTGCTTATGCGCAGCTGCAAGGGTTCACCACCGCCGATCTTGGTTACGAGCGCGGTAATGCGGTGTCGAGCTTCGTGAACAGGATCGATGAAGCTCCAATGACTGCGCAGTATATGCAGCTGTTTGACCAGATTTGGAATAACCCTGATCAGGTCAGTGATGTCACCCAGGCCGTCCACGACCACATCGCCACCGTGTACACCGAGAACTCCCCGGCCCGAATCTACTTCCTGATCCTCTATAACCTGTTCGCTGAGTTCCTTGATGACATCAACGAGGACGTGCTACCCAACGATCTCACCGGCTACCAGGAGACGAAGGTCTGGCAGAGCCTCTACAACTTCCAGCGCGACGCGGCCACCGGCATCATCAACAAGTTGGAGACCTATAACGGCTGTATTCTTGCTGATTCCGTGGGCCTCGGTAAGACGTTCACGGCGCTTGCGGTCATCAAGTACTACGAGTTGCGCAATAAGTCGGTGCTGGTGCTCTGCCCGAAGAAGCTCTCTGAGAACTGGACGAACTACAACGCCAACCTGACGACCAACATTTTCGCCTCCGATCGGTTCAACTACGACGTGCTGGCTCACACTGATCTTTCCCGAACTAAGGGCGAGTCGCTCGGCCTGCGGCTGGATCGGATCAACTGGGGCAATTACGACCTCGTCGTAATTGATGAGTCCCACAACTTCCGCAACGCCGACTACGCAGAAGAAAAGGAGTCGCGCTACCAGCGCCTCATGCGCCAGGTCATCCGCGAGGGCGTGAAGACCAAGGTGTTGATGCTCTCAGCGACCCCGGTCAACAACCGTTTCAATGACCTTAAGAACCAGCTTCAGCTCGCCTACGAGGGTGAGTCAGAGAACCTCGCTAAACACCTCAACCTGTCCACGACGGTTGAGAAGGTGTTCTCTGATGCGCAGCACGTGTTCAACGAGTGGTCCAAACTCGCTCCCGAGCTGCGCACCACCGAGCGCATCCTCCAGATGCTCGACTTCGACTTCTTCGAGCTGCTCGATTCAGTCACTATCGCGCGTTCACGCAAGCACATCCAAGCGTTCTACGACACCACCGAGATCGGTGCTTTCCCAGAACGGCGCCCACCTCTTTCGATCCGGGAGCCACTAACAGACCTCCCGGACGTACCCGACTTTAATGACATCTTCGAGCAACTTCAGGCACTGACCCTTGCGGTCTACACCCCGCTCGGATATGTGTTCAAGAGCCGGCGCTCGAAATATGAGGATCTTTACAACATCACTGCAGGTGGAGTGCAGTCCAGCATTGGGCAGGCTGGCCGCGAAGAGGGCTTGAAGAAGCTGATGACCGTGAACTTGCTGAAGCGGTTGGAGAGCTCGGTTGACGCTTTCCGCCTCACCCTGATGAAGATAGAAGGCTCCGTCACCCAGACGCTTAGGCGCATCAGCAACCACGCGGGTAATCTCGCTGATCTGAGCCCCGAACTTGCCGACCTCGACTTCGATCTCGATGACGAAGACGACGCCAACATCGAGGCACTGTCCTTCGGTGAGAAGATCAAGATCGACCTCGACGACCTCGACATCGAGTCCTGGCAACGCGACCTGTGGAACGACCGCGAGACCCTGCGCGAGCTCCTCGACGAGATGCGCAAGGTCACCCCCGAGCACGACCTCAAACTTCGCAAGCTCAAGCAGCTCATCGAGGACAAGGCCGGGCACCCGATCAACGACGGCAACCGCAAAGTGCTGGTGTTCTCTGCCTTCGCTGACACGGCCAACTATCTCTATCGAGAGCTGGCGCCCACCCTCACTGCGGCAGGACTGGACACTGCCGTCATCACCGGCGGCAGCCACGGAGCGAAAACGACCCTCGGCACGGGCTTCGACTTCCAGCAGGTCATGTCGCTGTTCTCGCCCCGCTCCAAGCAGCGCCACCTCACGATGCCACGCGAGACCCGCGAACTGGACGTCCTCATCGGCACCGACGTGATCAGCGAGGGCCAGAACCTCCAGGACTGCGACTACCTGATCAACTACGACATCCACTGGAACCCGGTGCGCATCATCCAGCGCTTCGGGCGCATCGACCGCATCGGCTCCACCAACAGCCAGATTCAGCTGGTGAACTTCTGGCCGGACATCTCCCTTGATGAGTACATCAACCTCAAGGAACGCGTCGAGAACCGCATGGTCATCGCCGACCTTGCCAGTACCGCCGACGACAACGTCCTTACCCTCGAAGACTCCGACGCGGCCTTCCGCAAGGAGCAGCTCCGCAAGCTTCAGGACGAGGTCATCGAGCTCGAGGATGTCCGAACGGGGGTCTCGATCATGGACTTGGGCCTCAACGACTTCCGCATGGACCTGCTCGGCTACATCAAGAATCACGGTGATCTTGCGGCTGTCCCCAAGGGCCTCCATGCTGTGATTCCGTCGGCACCGGATAAGGGTCTTGTACCCGGTGTGATTTTCGCGCTTCGCAACGTCGACGCACACGAGGATCTGTTCAGCGACAAAGGCGGCAACCGAGGCAACCGGCTCCACCCCCACTACCTTGTCTACCTCGACGATCAGGGAAATGTCGTCGCGGACCACACCGAAGCCAAGCACCTCCTAGACCTGCTCCGCGTCGGTTGCCGACCCTACGAGGATCCGGTCACTGAAGTTGTCCGCCTGTTCAACACCGCAACCAGCGAGGGCGCCAGGATGGACAAATATTCGGCGCTACTCACAGACGCGATTCACTCCATGATCGATGTTACCGAGGAGCGCGACATCGACAGTCTTTTCACGGGCGGGCACACAACAGCTCTCACCCAAACCATCGCCGGCCTTGACGACTTTGAGTTGACCGCGTTCATCGCCGTCGTAGATCCCAGCGAGGGAGGTGCCGATGACTGACATTCTTTACCGGTGGCCTGAGGCCGCGAAGTTCGGCAGACGCGTGCCAAAAGAGAAGTTCTACGAACGTGGCGCCGTAACCACCGTCGTGCGTGAGAAGCTCGTCAGCGAAGTCCAGCGCATCACTTGGGCGTACAAGCTTGCCGAGTCCACCGTCAATCTGCCCGGCACACCCGCAGTCCCGGAGGTGCAGGTCTTCACGATAGACGCCAAGACCAAGGATGTCGGCGAGGACGTGCTTGGCGCCATCGACAAGGCGATCCCGTTCCCCATCATCTTCGAGATTCTGCGATACCCCACTGAGAGCCGCGAAGTCAGGATGGTGGCTGCACACAAACAGCTCGGAACCGGAGCGCCGAAACTCAGCGACTACTACTCAACCGGCTGGCAGTCAGAGGACACGATACGGCAGGCCCTGCCAACAGCGATCAGTTTGCCTGCGCTTTACGCAGCACTCCTAGAACCACTGACACCTCTCACTGTCCGCCCTGGCGAGAACTTGTCGGAGGTTGCTGAGAGACTGACTGTAGTGCGGAAGTTGGAACGCGAGGTCGCGAGCTTGGAGCGAAAGCTCCGAACCGAGCCGCAGTTTAACCGCAAGGTTGATTTCCGCCGCGCACTAAAGACGAAGCAACACGAACTCACTGAGTTGGTCAGATGAAGGGCAGAAGGTAACCGATGGAGAAACTACGTATGACGTCCCCCGACCTCACGCAGGCCAACATCGACAAAATCGCCGAACTGTTCCCCAGCGTCGTTACTGAGTCGCAGGACGCAGAGGGCAACCTAGTACGCACAGTTGACTTCGACCTGCTACGCCAAGAGCTTTCCGACCACATGGTCGAGGGTCCGCAAGAGCGGTACCGACTCGACTGGCCCGGCAAGCGTGCCGCCGCCTTCGCCGCCAACACGCCGATCGCCAAGACGCTGCGTCCGGTGCGTGAGGAGTCGGTGGACTTCGACACAACGAAGAATCTCTTCATCGAAGGCGACAACCTGGAGGCGCTCAAGCTCCTTCAGGAGTCGTATCTCGGCAAGGTCAAGCTGATCTACATCGACCCGCCGTACAACACCGGGAATGACTTCGTTTACAACGATGACTTCGCAGAGACCAGTGCCGAGTACCTTGAACGATCCGGTCAGGTGTCTGAGAGCGGTGACCGCCTCGTCGCCAACACCGAGTCCAACGGCCGCTTCCATTCGGACTGGCTCAGCATGATGTACCCAAGGCTGAAGTTGGCTCGATCATTGCTGACCGAGGATGGGCTGATCAGTATTTCCATTGATGACCATGAGCTACCAAGACTTCGTGGAGTGATGGATGAAGTCTTCGGGAGGCAGAACTTCATTGCTGTTGTTGTCTGGCACAAGATGGATAGCCCGAAGAACTCTGCGCGACACCTCAGCGAGGATCACGAGTATATCGTCCTCTATGCGAGGAACGCGGACGTCTGGCGACCGAATCTCCTCCCGCGCACGGAGGACATGATTTCTCGGTACAAGAACCCAGACAATGACCCGCGTGGCCCATGGCTGCTCGGCGACCTCGCAGCTCGAAATCGGTATGATGACGGCCGCTTCCCGATCGTCACCCCAGCAGGCAGGGTGATTGACGGCCCGCCACCTGGCAGCTACTGGCGCGTCAACAAGGTGAAATTCGATGAATTGGACGCAGATGGGCGCATCTGGTGGGGTGATGGGTCGGTACGACCGGGCATCAAACGCTTTCTCTCTGAGGTCCGAGATGGCGTTATTCCGCAGACGTATTGGAGTTGGCGTGACGTTGGTAGCACCCGCAACGCCAAGCAGGCGCTCCACAAGCTAATGGAGGCATCGTCCGGCGAGAACCTGTTCGTTACCCCAAAGCCTGTCGGTTTGTTGTATCGCCTGCTCAAGATTGCATCCGACCCGGACTCCATTATTCTCGATTTCTTCGCGGGCTCAGGTACGAGTGCAGACGCCGTTTTGCAAGTAAATGCTTCAGATGGCGGCTCCCGACGCTTCATCCTGGTCCAGCTGCCTGAGCAGTTCGGAGGCAACGGCACAGAAGCCGTCGGGCGCTACAGCACCATCGCTGATGTCTGCCGCGACCGAATCTGTCGCGCAGGCAAGAAGGCTTCCGCTGACGCCGGTCTCGCGTCATCGTCATTCGACATCGGCTTCCGTACGCTTCAGATTGACTCAACGAACCTGACAGACACCATGGCGACGGCCGATTCGTTCAGTCAAGGGGCACTCATTGGGCTGACGGAAAGCGTGAAGCCAGACCGCACGGGCGAAGACCTGCTGTTCCAAGTGCTGCTCGACTTGGGACTGGAGCTCACGTTGCCGATTCAGAAGGAGACTATCAATGGCTTTGAGGTGTACGACGTTGAGGAAGGGGCTTTGATCATGTGCGTCAGGGACCGCAGTCAGTCAGTCAGTCAGTCAGTCAGACAGACAGACAGACAGACAGACAGACAGACAGACAGACCACTCCAAACTCTGTCGGATGTCGGCCGTGCTATCGCGCAGCGACATCCCCTCCGTGCCGTGTTCCTCGACGAAGACTTCGCGGACGATGCGGAGCGCATCAACGTTGGGCAGGTGTTCAGTGAACTCTCACCACACACTGAGGTCAGAACGATCTAAATGCGTCATTGCCGAGCACTCTGGAGACTTGGGCGAGCAGTACTCACGCAAGTCGTTGCAGTGTGCCTCATTATCGGGCTGGGTGGCGTGATGGAGAAACGCACACTGCACACACCCGACCTCATCGGTCAAAACATCGAGAGAATCGCCGACCTGTTCCCGCAGGTCATGACTGAGTCTCGCGACTCAGACGGCAACGTCATCCCCGCGGTCGATTTCGACCTGCTGCGGCAGGAGCTATCCGATCACATCGTTGAGGGGCCTCAGGAGCGGTACCGCCTGGATTGGCCAGGCAAACGCGCCGCCGCCTTCGCGGCGAACGCGCCGATCGCTAAGACGCTTCGTCCAGTGCGTGAAGAGTCGGTGGACTTCGATAGCACTGAGAACCTCTTCATCGAGGGGGACAACCTTGACGCCCTTAAGCTGCTTCAGGAGTCGTACCTCGGCAAGGTGAAGCTGATCTACATCGACCCGCCCTACAACACGGGGAATGACTTCGTTTACAACGATGACTTCGCCGAAACCAGTGTTGAATATCTTGAACGCTCCGGCCAGGTGTCTGAGTCTGGTGACCGGCTACTCGCTAACTCTGAGGCGAACGGTCGCTTCCATTCGGACTGGCTGACCATGATGTACCCGCGGCTGAAGCTGGCACGAAACCTGCTGAGGGAGGCAGGCATCATTGCAATCTCAATCGATGACAACGAGGTATCGAATCTCCGGTTTGTCTGTGACGAGGTGTTTGGCAGACAGAACTTCGTTGCACAGTTTGTATGGATGACCAAGAACGCCGCACGCGGAGTTCCTCCCAAGACGCTCCTAATGTCGAACCATGAGTATATCGTCGTATATGCGCGGGCAGTGGAGAATGTGCGGTTCCAGGGTCTGGATCGCGATGAAGCCGATTTCTCCAACCCGGATGGTGACCCACGAGGTCTCTGGCGTTCAGAGAGTATGAAAGCAACCGGCGCCCAAGATAATTTCTTCGCGATCCGTGACCCCGAGACGGGGAACGAGTTCCATGCGAACTGGGCCTTCTCGTCCAGCCGAGTCACCGAGATGGTTGCGGATGGCTTGGTCCTTTTCCCGGCTTCTGCGGAGGGAACTCCTCGGCAGAAGAAGTTTATTGATTCTTATGTGAATGACCGCAAAGCGTTCGTGACTGGCTTGGGTTGGCACTCGACTGAGAATGCAACGAAGTCGTTGATGGCCCTCTTTGATGGCGAGAAAGTATTTGACTTTCCCAAGCCGCTGGAGCTGTTGATGTTCTTGATTCGTCAGGCGACTTCGGTCCACGACAAAGATCTGGTTATGGATTTATTTGCTGGATCCGGGTCCTCTGGTGCTGCGACGATGAAGTTGAACGCAGAGGACAGTGGCGATCGTCGCTTCGTAATGGTCCAGCTAGCTGAGTCGATTTCCGACCAAGGGGCTGCCGGTCGCTTTGGGTTAAAGAACATCGCCGACCTTTCGCGGGAGCGCATCCGGCGTACAGCCTCAGAGATCGGCAGCAACTCTGGACTTGTCCGTGCCGGGCTCGATCTCGGCTTCCGTTCGCTTCGTGTTGATAGCAGCAACAAAGCCGATGTGCTGAGAACAGGGGATGACACAGAGCAGCTTGAACTCGACGACCTGACACCAAGCATCAAGCCCGACCGCTCCGGAGAAGACCTGCTGTTCCAAGTTCTCCTCGACTGGGGCCTTGAACTGTCGCTTCCGATTGTGCGTGAGATGGTGGACGACCGGGACGTGTTCTCGGTCGACGATGGCGCGCTGATAGCTTGCTTTGCGGAGTCTGTGACTCCCGAGGTTGTGAGAGTTATTGCTGACCGTGAGCCGCTGCGCGCGGTGTTCCGTGATGATGCTTTCGAGTCTGATGCTGCGCGTATCAATACCGAGCAGGTGTTTCGTGAGGTGTCACCTGCGACTGAGGTAAGGACCATCTGAGGAACGCCATGACCTTGACGAACGACGAACTCACTGAGGTCCTCGACCGCCTGCTGGCCGGCGGGGAGAACGAGGTTGTTGAGTTCAAGGAGGCCGCACACCGGTTCTCGGCCGACAATACAGATGAGTACACGCTGAGTGAGCAAGTTCCACTGGGTTGCCGTAACCCGGTGCCAGTCTCTGCGATGACTGACCTCAACCACGGTGGGAGCTTACGTAAATGGGAACTCAATTGGAGCTGACTAACGTAAGCGTCCGCGTGCCAAATGATGCGTTCGCGGCTAATTTCCAACGCGTGCCTTGCGTTTAGGGGCCAACATGTACGCAAGGAGTGAACGTAACGAATGAAGCTTCAGTTCAAGGTACATGGGAACGTGCCTGACCGGGCAGAAAGGACTGGAGGGTTGCAGATAGGAAGGGTGAGGGGGGTGGCGTTATGCGACGCGCCAGGTCTCAGAGAATGGCCGATTCTCAACGGAGTGGCGACTTCACCCATGCAGAAAGAACACAGAAAGGAACGCAACGTATGAAGCTTCAGTTCAAGGTCCAGCAGTACCAGACGGACGCCGTGGATTCCGTTGTTGACGTGTTCGCGGGGCAACCAAAGATTGATGGCATCTCCTACCGGGTTGATCCTGGTAGGCAGGTGTTGGGGTACAAGCAAGGGATGCTCACTGAAGGCGACGACGCGCATGACGCAGGGCTGCGTAATGCTGAGATTGTCTTGTCACGGGAACAGCTGCTTGACAATGTGCGAGCCATTCAGCGAGCGCAAAACCTTCCGTTGTCAGAGAAACTCACTTTCAGTGCTGCAGCTCCTGCGGCTCCCAACCTAGACATTGAGATGGAAACGGGCACGGGTAAGACCTACGTTTACATCAAGACGATCATGGAGTTGCACAAGCGGTACGGGTGGTCGAAGTACATCATTGTGGTGCCATCGGTCGCGATCCGCGAGGGCGTGAAGAAATCGTTCGACGTGACGGCCGAGCACTTCCAACAGCAGTACGGCACAAAGCCGCGGTCGTTCATCTACAACTCATCCCAGCTGCACGAGTTGGAACGGTTCAGTTCGGATGCTGGCGTGCAGGTGATGATCATCAACATCCAGGCGTTCAACGCCACCGGCAAGGACAACAGGCGCATCTACGACGAGCTTGATGACTTCCAGTCGCGTCGTCCAATCGACGTGATCAGTGCGAATCGTCCGATCGTGATCATCGACGAGCCACAGAAGATTGGAGCTCCCAAGTCGCTGGAAGCGCTGTCACGGTTCAACGCGTTGATGCTGTTGCGGTACTCCGCCACCCACAAGGTTGACCACACCAAGGTGCACCGCCTCGATGCGCTTGATGCCTACAACCAGAAGCTCGTGAAGAAGATTGCCGTGCGTGGCATTACCGTGAAGGGACTCGCCGGGTCGACGGCCTACCTATACTTGGACGCCATAGAAATTTCCAAGGGTGCTAGACCTCGAGCGCGGGTCGAGATTGAGGTGCAGACGGCCTCGGGCATCAAACGGCAGGTCAAACGCCTCGATATGGGCGCCAACCTCCACGATGTTTCAAACGGGATCGAGGCATACAAGGGCCTCTTCATTACCGAGGTGGATGCCAATCGCGATGTGATCGAGCTGAGTAACGGCGACGTTGTCGTGGCGGGGCAGATTACCGAGGACGTCACAGAGGATGTGAAACGGCGCATCCAGATTCGTGAGGTCGTTCGCGCGCATCTGGACAAGGAGCGCGAGCTGTTCGGACAGGGCATCAAGGTGCTGTCGCTGTTCTTTATCGATGAGGTCGCCAAGTACCGCGACTACAGTCGCGAGGACACGCTGGGGGACTACGCGCGCATCTTTGAGGAGGAGTACGCTGCAATTCGCGACGAGGTCCTGGGCGAACTCGCCCTCGACTCCGTAGCGGGGCAGTATCAGGAATACCTGCGCCGCGACCCTGTTGGGGAGGTTCACGAAGGGTACTTCTCAATCGATAAGAAGACTAAGCAGCAGGTTGATGGCAAGATTTCTCGCCGTGGCGATGACAAGGGCCAGTCGACGGACATCGGCGCATACGACTTGATTCTGAAAGACAAGGAACGTCTGCTGTCGTTTGCTGAGCCCGTCCGGTTCATCTTCTCCCACTCTGCGTTGCGCGAAGGCTGGGATAACCCCAACGTGTTCGTAATGGGCATTCTCAAGAAAAGCGACAATACCGTCTCACGTCGCCAGGAGATCGGTCGCGGGCTACGCCTGGCCGTCGACCAGCGCGGTGAACGTATGGACAACCCCGTCACGGTGCATGACATCAACGAGCTAACTGTTGTCACTGACGAGTCCTACACCGACTTCGTGACTGGTCTGCAACGCGAAATCTCCGAATCGCTTGCGGCACGACCCCGCAAAGCCAGTGCCAAGTTCTTCGAGGGGAAAGTTCTGTTCAACGACATTGATGAGACCAGGCACGCGATCACGGAGCGTGAATCCAAAGAACTGCATTTCTGGCTGATCCAGCACGGGTTCATCGACATCGATGAACACCTCAGCGAAAAGTGGCTCAATCGCGGGGCCTTGGATGAAATGCCGGAACTTCCCGAGTCTCTTCGGCCCTTCCACTACCAGGTTGCAGAAATCGTTGACTCACTGAATGCGGAAATCCCATTGCCGCCAGATGGTAAGAAGCTGAAGAAGATACCTCTGAATGAAGCCAACTTCGCGCGCAAGGAGTTCCAAGCCCTGTGGGGTAGGATCAATCACCGCGCCGTGTATCAGGTTGAATTCGACTCTGATGAGCTGATCCGCAAGGCCGTCCGCCACCTAGACCAGCACCTCAAAGTTGCGTCGCTACAGTACGTTGTGCAAGCCGGTAAGCAAAAGGAACTGCTAGAAACCGACGATTTGACGAGCGGTAGCGGCTTCGCCGTGCAGGCCACGCAGACGCATACCGAGGCCGTGAGTGCACGTTCGCAAGTCAAGTACGACCTGTTGGGTGAAATCACCGAGAAGACCCAACTCACCCGCCGCACGGTCGCAGCGGTCCTTACCGGCGTCACGCCCGCAACATTTGCTAAGTTCCGTCTCAACCCCGAGCAGTTCATAACCGAGGCAGCCCGGCTCATCAACGAGCAGAAGGCCACGGTCATCGTTGAGCACCTCGCCTACGACGCGCTCGAAGACCGCTTTGACTCTGCGATCTTCACCGAGAACCAGACCACCCAAGACTTCTCAAAGGCCGGATCGAAGCTCAAGAAGCACGTCTACGACTATGTAGTCACCGATTCCGATGTTGAGCGTGATTTCGTTACTGAGCTCGACACCAGCCAGGAGGTCGCCGTTTACGCGAAACTTCCGCGAGGGTTCTTCATTCCCACCCCGGTTGGTGACTACAACCCGGACTGGGCGATTGCGTTCACCGAGGGGAGCGTCAAGCACGTCTACTTTGTAGCCGAGACCAAAGGGTCGCTGTCCACGCTACAGCTCAAGGGCGTCGAGGATGCCAGGATCGAGTGTGCTCGGAAGTTCTTTGCGTCGCTCACCGAGAAGAACGGCAACGACGTCACCTACGACGTGGTAACCGACTACGGCGAACTGATGCAGCTTGTGACGGTGTAAGACTGTCGCATGCGGGACATTCAAAGTGACTGGCAAGCCGTCGGAGCAGCGCGCGCCCGCCCTCCACAGCCCTGAAATGTATACGTGGGGAACCAAACTGCGTCTGGGGTAGGTACCCCACGGCCGCATCGGTTCCCCACATAAACATTTCGCGACGCTGTCGTCTCCTCTTACAGTTGTTGGGTCTCTTGTAACTGGAGTGCCTCGTCGGAGTCTGGGGCCGGACTGATCCGCCTGGCAATTGGCATTGCCATCACCAGGAGGACAACCATCAGTCCGACTGCGGCCGCGAAGGCGGGGGATAGGCTCGGTAGTACCAGGGCGTAGGCGATTCCCGCTGCTGCCACACAGAATGCGCCGCCAAGAGTGTCGGCCATCTGCAGAGCGGATGAGGTCTTCCCTTTGTTTCGTGT
This genomic stretch from Schaalia sp. JY-X169 harbors:
- a CDS encoding helicase-related protein, which gives rise to MRIINNVSDLLGDDLKSEIAPGSKVRIAASTFSIFAFEALRDELENVSALEFIFTSPSFVTEKVTDKLCKERREFFIPGARAESSLAGSEFEIRLRNKLTQRAIARECADWVRRKVTFRSNATGNEMQQFAVVDDKAAYAQLQGFTTADLGYERGNAVSSFVNRIDEAPMTAQYMQLFDQIWNNPDQVSDVTQAVHDHIATVYTENSPARIYFLILYNLFAEFLDDINEDVLPNDLTGYQETKVWQSLYNFQRDAATGIINKLETYNGCILADSVGLGKTFTALAVIKYYELRNKSVLVLCPKKLSENWTNYNANLTTNIFASDRFNYDVLAHTDLSRTKGESLGLRLDRINWGNYDLVVIDESHNFRNADYAEEKESRYQRLMRQVIREGVKTKVLMLSATPVNNRFNDLKNQLQLAYEGESENLAKHLNLSTTVEKVFSDAQHVFNEWSKLAPELRTTERILQMLDFDFFELLDSVTIARSRKHIQAFYDTTEIGAFPERRPPLSIREPLTDLPDVPDFNDIFEQLQALTLAVYTPLGYVFKSRRSKYEDLYNITAGGVQSSIGQAGREEGLKKLMTVNLLKRLESSVDAFRLTLMKIEGSVTQTLRRISNHAGNLADLSPELADLDFDLDDEDDANIEALSFGEKIKIDLDDLDIESWQRDLWNDRETLRELLDEMRKVTPEHDLKLRKLKQLIEDKAGHPINDGNRKVLVFSAFADTANYLYRELAPTLTAAGLDTAVITGGSHGAKTTLGTGFDFQQVMSLFSPRSKQRHLTMPRETRELDVLIGTDVISEGQNLQDCDYLINYDIHWNPVRIIQRFGRIDRIGSTNSQIQLVNFWPDISLDEYINLKERVENRMVIADLASTADDNVLTLEDSDAAFRKEQLRKLQDEVIELEDVRTGVSIMDLGLNDFRMDLLGYIKNHGDLAAVPKGLHAVIPSAPDKGLVPGVIFALRNVDAHEDLFSDKGGNRGNRLHPHYLVYLDDQGNVVADHTEAKHLLDLLRVGCRPYEDPVTEVVRLFNTATSEGARMDKYSALLTDAIHSMIDVTEERDIDSLFTGGHTTALTQTIAGLDDFELTAFIAVVDPSEGGADD
- a CDS encoding DUF4391 domain-containing protein, which produces MTDILYRWPEAAKFGRRVPKEKFYERGAVTTVVREKLVSEVQRITWAYKLAESTVNLPGTPAVPEVQVFTIDAKTKDVGEDVLGAIDKAIPFPIIFEILRYPTESREVRMVAAHKQLGTGAPKLSDYYSTGWQSEDTIRQALPTAISLPALYAALLEPLTPLTVRPGENLSEVAERLTVVRKLEREVASLERKLRTEPQFNRKVDFRRALKTKQHELTELVR
- a CDS encoding site-specific DNA-methyltransferase; the encoded protein is MEKLRMTSPDLTQANIDKIAELFPSVVTESQDAEGNLVRTVDFDLLRQELSDHMVEGPQERYRLDWPGKRAAAFAANTPIAKTLRPVREESVDFDTTKNLFIEGDNLEALKLLQESYLGKVKLIYIDPPYNTGNDFVYNDDFAETSAEYLERSGQVSESGDRLVANTESNGRFHSDWLSMMYPRLKLARSLLTEDGLISISIDDHELPRLRGVMDEVFGRQNFIAVVVWHKMDSPKNSARHLSEDHEYIVLYARNADVWRPNLLPRTEDMISRYKNPDNDPRGPWLLGDLAARNRYDDGRFPIVTPAGRVIDGPPPGSYWRVNKVKFDELDADGRIWWGDGSVRPGIKRFLSEVRDGVIPQTYWSWRDVGSTRNAKQALHKLMEASSGENLFVTPKPVGLLYRLLKIASDPDSIILDFFAGSGTSADAVLQVNASDGGSRRFILVQLPEQFGGNGTEAVGRYSTIADVCRDRICRAGKKASADAGLASSSFDIGFRTLQIDSTNLTDTMATADSFSQGALIGLTESVKPDRTGEDLLFQVLLDLGLELTLPIQKETINGFEVYDVEEGALIMCVRDRSQSVSQSVRQTDRQTDRQTDRPLQTLSDVGRAIAQRHPLRAVFLDEDFADDAERINVGQVFSELSPHTEVRTI
- a CDS encoding site-specific DNA-methyltransferase; translated protein: MEKRTLHTPDLIGQNIERIADLFPQVMTESRDSDGNVIPAVDFDLLRQELSDHIVEGPQERYRLDWPGKRAAAFAANAPIAKTLRPVREESVDFDSTENLFIEGDNLDALKLLQESYLGKVKLIYIDPPYNTGNDFVYNDDFAETSVEYLERSGQVSESGDRLLANSEANGRFHSDWLTMMYPRLKLARNLLREAGIIAISIDDNEVSNLRFVCDEVFGRQNFVAQFVWMTKNAARGVPPKTLLMSNHEYIVVYARAVENVRFQGLDRDEADFSNPDGDPRGLWRSESMKATGAQDNFFAIRDPETGNEFHANWAFSSSRVTEMVADGLVLFPASAEGTPRQKKFIDSYVNDRKAFVTGLGWHSTENATKSLMALFDGEKVFDFPKPLELLMFLIRQATSVHDKDLVMDLFAGSGSSGAATMKLNAEDSGDRRFVMVQLAESISDQGAAGRFGLKNIADLSRERIRRTASEIGSNSGLVRAGLDLGFRSLRVDSSNKADVLRTGDDTEQLELDDLTPSIKPDRSGEDLLFQVLLDWGLELSLPIVREMVDDRDVFSVDDGALIACFAESVTPEVVRVIADREPLRAVFRDDAFESDAARINTEQVFREVSPATEVRTI